The Nitrospirota bacterium genome contains the following window.
TTTCATGGACTGTCCTGCACTTGGTCCGGACGGACTCGAAAAACATGCTGATACAGATGGCATTGTCTGCCTCACCCCGCTCCGCGGCGAAGCTCCGGCTGATCAACGGCTGATTGCTCTACTTGCCGATGCGTTTGGTGCCGAGTGGTCTGCCGGCAAACTCGCCAGTCTTCTCGCTGAAGTCGGGTTCGAGGGTAAGACCCTGGATGACTGGTTGCGGGATGACTTCTTTGAACAGCACTGTACCCTCTTTCATCAGAGGCCATTCATCTGGCACATCTGGGACGGCCGGCGTGATGGCTTTCATGCCCTCTTCAATTATCACAAACTTTCATCACCTAACAGAGAAGGCAAACGTACACTGGAGACGCTTATTTACACATATCTCGGTGACTGGATTGACCGTCAAAAGGCTGATCAGAAGGTCGGTGTCGAAGGAGCTGATGGCCGGGTAGCGGCTGCAATGCTTCTCAAAGATGAACTTGAAAATATTCTGACTGGTGAACCTCCTTATGACATCTTCGTCCGCTGGAAGCCGCTGCATAAGCAGGCCATTGGCTGGGAGCCGGACATCAACGACGGTGTCCGTCTCAATATCCGCCCCTTCATGACAGCCAAACCCCTGGGAGCTCGAGCGAAAGGCGCATGCATCCTGCGCACAACACCGAAGATCAAATGGGAAAAAGACCGCGGCAAAGAGCCGCATAGAAGTAAAGATGACTTCCCATGGTTCTGGAGCTGGGATGGGCAGGCACAGGACTTCACCGGCGGCAGAGATTTCGACGGCAACCGCTGGAACGATCTTCACTATTCAGTAGCCTTTAAACAGGCTGCACGGGCAAGGAAGAAATAATGATGACATCTGACACATCATTCGCAAATATGATTGATTGCTTGAAGAAATCTCTAGCGGCTGCCTTTCGTACGCCGGAGGGCGTTGAAGCGCCTGCAGCACTCCTATGGACTGACGCAGAAAGTCAATGGCAGCCGATTATTTCAGCCTTGCGAGCTGAGATGACATATGTCTATACGTTAGGCCCGTATGAGCCTGCTGAAAACAGGGGGCCGGCGATCTGGCTTAGATGCATCGTGGATAGGACGCTGCCGAATGTTGCTCCCCCGGTCGGCACTGCGCCTGTCATCTATCTTCCGGGTGTCTCTCGCCAGGACCTCCGTGCAGGGGCCGACTGCCCTGCTCACCTCATGCCTCTTGTCGAGCTTCAGTACCGGGGTTCGTTGTGGCATCATAAGAACGGCCGCGACTGGTCTGTGATGGCCTTTCTTATCTCTGAGGATGGTCTCGGTCTTGATGTGGCACAGGATATGCGGACACAGGAGGCAATGTTGCGTGCACTGCCACAGCTTGCAAAAGAGCCGCTTGAGCATCTGCGAGGGCATCGTCTGGAGGCAGAAGACTTTGACCGCCTGACTGTCGGTGATCCAGTTCACGACATCCTCGGTTGGATGAATGATGAGAGAACGTTCAGGGGAAATTGTAATGATGCTCGGTGGGAGGCATTCAGGAGCGTTTGTACAGGGCAGTTTGGCTTTGACCCTGATGTGCATGGGATATCCCATGCGGCAGAGGCGCTAGTTTATGAAACTGGAAAGTGGGACCACGTATGGCAGCGGTTTTCGGAAGCCCCACGACTCTATCCCGGTATGGTACGTGCTTTAAGGGATGTGTATCCCCGGCAGGGTCTGTTTGATTTTTCATCACGGAGGCCGGAAGCGAATGCAAGCGCCGAGGAGCAACTTCGGACAAAACTATCCGAGATAGCTCAGCAACCTCCACAGGATGCATGTGACAACATCCTCAGGCTCGAACAGGAGCATGGCTCGCGCCGGTCGTGGGTATGGGCTCAGTTAGGAGAGAGCCCGCTTGCGGTTGTTCTTGAACCGTTGTCACGCCTGGCAAAGAACGCACGTTCACCTCTTGGTGGTTCAAATGTAGCAGCGATCTCTGCTGATTATGCTTCACATGGATGGCTTTGTGACAAGGCCGCTGTTGATGCGATTGCCGTGGCAAAAAGCGCTGATGCCGACATAATTTACAATGTCATAGCTGCTGTTTATACTCCATGGCTTGATCGCTCTGCAAGGAGATTTCAGGAATTGATCGTGGCTGACGAAAGAGCGTTCCGCAAATTGATAAAACCGGTTGATGCAGAGCGCGAAACATGTATTCTCTTTGTTGATGGCCTGCGCTACGATATCGCCGGAAGTTTGCAGGCGGTGCTCGAGAGCCGGGGAATGCAGGTCAAGTTAGGACATCGGATAGTGCCTCCACCAACAGTTACTGCAACGACCAAGCCTTTAGCATCACCAGTGCATGGTGGCTGTGTTGGGGACAACACGTCAGGAGAGGATTTTACCCCACTTCTTGCTACTAAAAAACAGCCGGCGACAACAGCCAGGATACGCGACGAGTTAATGAGTCAAGGGGTACAGGTCTTTATGTTCCCTGAAATAGGAAGCCCTGCCAATGCTAAAAATGGCGGTTGGACAGAGATCGGATCAATTGATGAGATAGGCCACAAGATGCAGTTAAGACTGGCCGGGCATTTGGCAGATGAAATCGAAACTATTGCTGACAGAGTCGAGGCGCTGTTAACCGTTGGCTGGCAGTATGTGCGGCTTGTCACAGATCATGGATGGCTCCTGGTGCCGGGAGGATTGCCAAAGGTTGACCTGCCTAAATACCTGACTGCCACCAGATGGACACGCTGTACAGTATTGAAGGGAGAAGCTAAACCAGAAATGCCTGTAGTTCCGTGGTATTGGAACCAACAGGTTATGATTGCATCCGCACCGGGAATCCATGCATTCTTTACAAACGTGGAATATGCACATGGAGGGATTAGCCCGCAGGAATGCGTTGTACCAGACATGACGGTTTCTTTCGGCACAAAAACGGCCAACGCAAAGATAGTTGACGTCCAGTGGCGTGGCATGCGATGCCGCATAAAGGTAGAAACGAATGTAGAAGGTTTAAGTGTGGACCTGCGGTTCCATACTAAACAGGCAGGCACATCAATTGCGCATGCATTAAAGCAATTGGATCAGAACGGGGAGGCTAGCCTTGCCGTTGAAGATGATAAATATGAAGGGGCTGCGGCGGTGGTGGTCGTAATTGATAAGAGCGGTCAGGTGCTTGTCAGCAGACCGACTCAGATAGGAGAATAATTATGAGCATGGAAATGGATCATCTTGATAAACTGGCAGCGTCGGTGTTTGATGGATATCTGGTGCGAAAGGACCTGGTCAGAAAATATGCGCGTCAGTATCCGGTACCGACGTATGTGGTGGAGTTTCTTCTGGGCCGTTACTGCGCAAGTACGAACGAACAGGAGATAATGGAAGGTCTGCAGATCGTCGAAAAACAGTTGAAGGACAGGACTGTCCGCACTGGCGAAGAAGAACTTTTTAAGGCGAGGGCAAAGGAGACCGGATCAGTCAAGATCATAGATATCATAAAGGCCCGACTGGATGCCAAAAACGACTGTTACCTTGCCGAGCTTCCGAGCCTGATGCTTCGCGATGTTCGCATTGAAGATCAGTTTGTTCGCGATAATGAGCGTATGCTGACAGACGGATTTTATGCGGAGGTGACCCTAACGTATGATGGTGTAATCGCCCAGCAGCAGGGTGGCCGGCCATTCAAGATCGAGGCACTGAGGCCTATTCAGATGTCAAAGGCAGATGTTCTCGAGAGCCTAGCAAAGGGCCGGCATGCCTTTACGAGTAAGGAATGGGTGTATTTCCTGATTCGTTCCATAGGCTTGGAGCCACAGGCGTTTGACGACAAGGCCTTAAGGGTGACCCTACTCCGGATGATATCCTTTGTCGAACGCAATTATAACTTTGTTGAACTTGGTCCGCGGGGTACCGGTAAGAGCCATCTGTTCCAGCAAATATCACCTTATTCCCATCTTATCTCAGGTGGCAAGGCAACAGTTGCAAAGATGTTTGTAAACAACTCCACAGGTCAGCGCGGTCTGGTCTGCCAGTATGATGTCGTTTGTTTTGACGAGGTTTCTGGCATCTCATTCGATCAGAAAGACGGCGTGAATATCATGAAAGGGTACATGTCAGCCGGCCAGTTCAGCCGTGGTAAAGAGAATATTCGCGCGGACGGAAGCATCGTGATGGTTGGCAACCTTGATGTTGATATCCAGCAACAGCAACGGATTGACCATCTCCTAAGCCCTCTGCCGCAAGAGATGAGAAGCGACACGGCATTCATGGACCGCCTCCATGCCTATGCACCAGGATGGGATTTCCCGAAGCTGAACCCCAATGAACATCTCACTGATCACTTTGGATTAGTCAGTGACTTCCTGAGCGAGTGCTGGAGTCGTTTGCGAACAGGCAATCGTCTTTCTGTCCTGCAGGGTCGGATCTATTGGGGCGGCGCCCTGAGCGGCCGCGATATTGAAGCGGTTAACAAGACAACGAGTGGATTGCTCAAGCTCATGTTTCCTGATCCTGATATGCCTGTGTCTGATGATGATATTGAATGGATTGTCCGGTTGGCACTTGAATCACGCAGACGAATAAAAGAACAGCAGAGGCGGGTATTCAAGAGCGAGTTCAGAAATACCCATTTCAGCTACACACTCGGCCCTGACGGCATTGAACAATTCGTTTCGACACCGGAGCTGCATAGCGACGAGGCGATAGAGAGCGATCCTCTGCCTCCTGGTCAGGTATGGGCTGTAAGCCCGGGGGCATCTGAAACCGGGCCGGGATTATATCGTGTTGAAGTTACCTGTGGTCCAGGCAGCGGGGTCAGGATTCTGAACCAGCCGACTCCGCCGTCATTCCGCGAAAGCGTGAGAGTCGGAGAGCAGAATCTTTACGTTCGGGCGAAAGAACTTGTAGGAGACAGAAATCCACGTGAAGAGGAGTTTTCGATTCAGATGCGCGCAATGGACGCGGACAAGTCAGGTCAGGGATTAGGATTACCAGTACTTGTTGCTTTTTGCGGGGCATTGCTTGGCAGAAACACCCGCGGAGGAACGATTGTGGTTGGGGCGCTCAATCTCGGAGGATCCATTGAGATAGTACCGAATGCTGTACGTATTGCAGAGCTTGCGGTTGATAAACAGACACAGACGCTTCTCATGCCCGTCTCAGCGCGCCGCCAGTTAAATGATCTTCCAGATGATCTCTGGACAAAGATCAGCATTGAGTTCTACAAGGATGCACAGGATGCCGTCTTTAAAGCGTTGATTGAATGAGGTGCCTCTCTTTCTAAATTTATAAGAGGAAACAGTATGCCTGACCCTATGACAGCTTCATCTATTCTGTTTAAGATTGCTACAGCCATTCTCACTGATATAGTCAAAAGAGGATTAGCCAATATTGTCAAGGAAGATTATATAGCAAGAGCAATCGAAGCAACTGTAAAGAAATTCCCCGACTTTGACGGACTTGATTACACGTTAAAATCTCTCTGCACCAGTAATGAATTTGAAGATCTTCTGAATGAACTTAAAAACGGTCACAAAAATATTTCTGGCGATGACATTGTAGCTGTGTTCATAAATGACAGTGGTTTCTTTGTCGGAATCAAAACAGAAGACTACGCCCTCAAAATACTGGCAACACTGGCTGAGACGATTGATCACGAGATCTATCGTTCCGACGATGGGATAGTTCACCTTGCAAATAGAATCGAGGTTTTGCATGGAGAGGATCGGGAAAAGGAGGAGAAAACGG
Protein-coding sequences here:
- the pglZ gene encoding BREX-1 system phosphatase PglZ type B; the encoded protein is MMTSDTSFANMIDCLKKSLAAAFRTPEGVEAPAALLWTDAESQWQPIISALRAEMTYVYTLGPYEPAENRGPAIWLRCIVDRTLPNVAPPVGTAPVIYLPGVSRQDLRAGADCPAHLMPLVELQYRGSLWHHKNGRDWSVMAFLISEDGLGLDVAQDMRTQEAMLRALPQLAKEPLEHLRGHRLEAEDFDRLTVGDPVHDILGWMNDERTFRGNCNDARWEAFRSVCTGQFGFDPDVHGISHAAEALVYETGKWDHVWQRFSEAPRLYPGMVRALRDVYPRQGLFDFSSRRPEANASAEEQLRTKLSEIAQQPPQDACDNILRLEQEHGSRRSWVWAQLGESPLAVVLEPLSRLAKNARSPLGGSNVAAISADYASHGWLCDKAAVDAIAVAKSADADIIYNVIAAVYTPWLDRSARRFQELIVADERAFRKLIKPVDAERETCILFVDGLRYDIAGSLQAVLESRGMQVKLGHRIVPPPTVTATTKPLASPVHGGCVGDNTSGEDFTPLLATKKQPATTARIRDELMSQGVQVFMFPEIGSPANAKNGGWTEIGSIDEIGHKMQLRLAGHLADEIETIADRVEALLTVGWQYVRLVTDHGWLLVPGGLPKVDLPKYLTATRWTRCTVLKGEAKPEMPVVPWYWNQQVMIASAPGIHAFFTNVEYAHGGISPQECVVPDMTVSFGTKTANAKIVDVQWRGMRCRIKVETNVEGLSVDLRFHTKQAGTSIAHALKQLDQNGEASLAVEDDKYEGAAAVVVVIDKSGQVLVSRPTQIGE
- the brxL gene encoding BREX system Lon protease-like protein BrxL gives rise to the protein MSMEMDHLDKLAASVFDGYLVRKDLVRKYARQYPVPTYVVEFLLGRYCASTNEQEIMEGLQIVEKQLKDRTVRTGEEELFKARAKETGSVKIIDIIKARLDAKNDCYLAELPSLMLRDVRIEDQFVRDNERMLTDGFYAEVTLTYDGVIAQQQGGRPFKIEALRPIQMSKADVLESLAKGRHAFTSKEWVYFLIRSIGLEPQAFDDKALRVTLLRMISFVERNYNFVELGPRGTGKSHLFQQISPYSHLISGGKATVAKMFVNNSTGQRGLVCQYDVVCFDEVSGISFDQKDGVNIMKGYMSAGQFSRGKENIRADGSIVMVGNLDVDIQQQQRIDHLLSPLPQEMRSDTAFMDRLHAYAPGWDFPKLNPNEHLTDHFGLVSDFLSECWSRLRTGNRLSVLQGRIYWGGALSGRDIEAVNKTTSGLLKLMFPDPDMPVSDDDIEWIVRLALESRRRIKEQQRRVFKSEFRNTHFSYTLGPDGIEQFVSTPELHSDEAIESDPLPPGQVWAVSPGASETGPGLYRVEVTCGPGSGVRILNQPTPPSFRESVRVGEQNLYVRAKELVGDRNPREEEFSIQMRAMDADKSGQGLGLPVLVAFCGALLGRNTRGGTIVVGALNLGGSIEIVPNAVRIAELAVDKQTQTLLMPVSARRQLNDLPDDLWTKISIEFYKDAQDAVFKALIE